Genomic segment of Chloracidobacterium sp. N:
CGGCATCCAGGTCGTGCGGGAGGGTAAAGGTTTCTTCCGTGGTTTTGGCGTCGGCTTTGGCCCGCCCCTTCGGAGACCCCGTGTAGAAGGCGAGCATGGGACTTTCGGAGTCGGTTTTGCCTGATCGTCCTGACATACTGGGCCTGACGTGGGGCGAAAGGGCGCCGGTCTGACGGCCAAGGCGAAGAACAGACGGCGGTGCCCCGTGTCGCTTGAACCTGGTTTCCCCAAACGACGCTCGACTGGTGGCGCGCCGTGCCCGGCAGGTCGGACCCCGGCGCGGGTATATGGCTCTGGTTTCCCTGGCAAACCGTACCAGACCCGCCGCCGGACGGCACGCCGATTCTTCGTGGCGCGGCTCAGCACGGATAAGCCGGCGGATGAAATTCCTCCGGGAACAGCGGGGTGACGTTGACACTCCAGTAGTTGTCGGAGCGCTCCAGGCTGCCCACCGCCAGGATAATCAGGTGATTCATGCCGACGACCAGCGTACCGACCGACCCCACAATGAGAAATCCCTGCTCTTCGAGCGCCTCCCGGGCCGAGCGGGCTTTTTTCTCGCAGAACGGTACAACAAAACCGTCCTGCAGGGCCTGTTTCCAGCGTGCCAGCAGGGCAAAGGCATAAGATTCAAGTCCGCCCACCGCAAGGGCTTCCGCCTTGGGAAAGGTTGCCTCCCAGAATTGCATGTTCATGGCCACACCTCATACGTCCACCCGGAGCAGGCGGCACATCAGTGGTTGTCGGCAAGTCGTGCTGTCGTCGGCATGCGTGCGTTGTCGGGTTGGGGGACGGTTGCTGGATAGGGGGCGTTCTCAAAGGTCAGGGCCGCCGTTGACTAGGCTGCCAGAAAATCCAGTGCCAGCGCGGACATCGCCCGCACACCAGCGGCAATACTCACTTCATCCACTGCAAATCTGGGGGTGTGAATGTCTCCGTCAATGCCGGCCGTGTGGTTGGAAACACCCAGCGAATAAAACATCGCCGGCACGGCGCGGGCAAAATAGGCAAAGTCTTCGGCACCCATCCGTGGGGCATGCTCAATCACGCGCTCGTCCCCGGCCACCCGCCGGAGCGTCGGCAGCATCTGCTCCACCAGCGCCCGATCATTGACCAGTGGTGGAACGAGCCGCTCATAGCGAATGTCGCAACTGGCTCCGCTGCCGGCTGCCGCATTTGAGACAATCTGGTGAATCAGGTGCTCAGTTTCGGTCCGCACGGTTTCGTCAAAAGCCCGTACCGTGCCTTCCAGGATGACTTCATCGGCGACAATGTTGTAGCGCCGTCCGCCCTGCATCCGTCCGACCGTCAACACCATCGGCTGCTGGGCATCAATCATCCGGCTGCGGATGGTCTGAAGCATCATGACGATGGTCGAAGCCACGACGATGGCATCCACGCCCCGGTGCGGATAGGCCCCGTGGGCCATGCGCCCTCGGACGGTGATGGTAAACCGGTCACAGCTCGACATCATCACGCCCTCGTTGTAGCCAAGCTGTCCGGCGGCCAGCGGCGGGTAGCAGTGTAGGGCAAACATGGCGTCCGGGCGCTGGGGTTCCAGCGCGCCTTCGTCCAGCATCAGCTTGGCCCCGCCCACCTCGCCCGGCGGCGGCCCTTCTTCGGCCGGCTGGAAGAAAAAGCGAACGGTACCGCAGAAGTACTGGCGCAGCCGTGCGAGCACCTCTGCCGTACCCAAGGCCACCGTCATGTGAACGTCGTGGCCGCAGGCATGCATCACCCCCGGCACGGTTGAGGCAAAGGGCAGTCCCGGTGGTTCGTCAATGGGCAGGGCATCCATATCGGCCCGGATGCCGACGACCCTGCCGGGTTGCCGGCCGTGGAGGGTGGCCACGATGCCGTGGTGGGCGACGTTGGTGCGCAGTTCAAAGCCGCCAATTTCGCGCAGCCGGTGCAGGAGAAACCGCGACGTGCGGACTTCGCGGTTGGAAAGTTCCGGGTGCTGATGCAACTCGCGCCGGGTGGCAATGAGCCGGGGTTCGAGGTGGGCTACCAGATCAGCCACATACCGGTCACGGTGTTTGACCGAATCGAACGAGCGCGGGTGCGTGGAAGTGGTGACAGCGTCATCAGGCATGGTCTTGCAAACGGTGATTCACGATTTCAAACGGCATTTCGGAGAAGTTTCATGAGAAATAGTCCAATGGTAATCTTACCTGCGCCCGTTGGAAATCATACTTTGCGAAAACGGTCAGTCCGCTTGGGCTGGACGCGCAGCGCAGGTTGGATTGGACGCGCAGCGCAGGGAGGTCATAGAAGGCATGCGGTACACGTTGGCCGGCTGGTGGTTCCTGGTGTTGGTGGTGGTGCTGCCTGGGGCGCGCCCCGAATTGGCGGCGGACACTTCCGGGGCGCAAACCGCAAATGAAACCAAGGTGGACTTCGCCCGTATCCGGCGCGAACTGCTGGACATGATCAACGCCCAGCGCGCGCGGGCCGGTGCGCCGCCCGTCGCACTCGACGACCTTGCCGGTCAGGTTGCCGAAGCCCATGCGCAGGAGATGGCACAGTACAACTACCTGAGCCACTGGAACCGCGCTGGCTTCCTGCCCTACATGCGCTATGGGCTGCGGGGTGGGACGGACTACTGCGCCGAAAATGTCTCCATGCTTTCGGGGCTGTCGCCGCGTGCCGGCACGGCCGAAGTCAGGGAAGCCATTCTCCAGCTCCAGCAGTCCATGCACGATGAAACCCCGCCCAATGACGGCCATCGCCGCACGATTCTCAACCCGGAGCATACCCACGTGGGTCTGGGCATGGCCGTGGTTGGGAAGGAGCTGCGTCTGGCGCAGGAGTTCCTGAGCCGCTACATCCGCTTTGAACCGCTGCCCACCCAGTCCCGGCCGGGAGACCGGTTGAATGTCGTCGGGCAGGTACTCAACCCGGATGCGTATGCCTTCTATGCCGCCACGGTATATCACGAGCCGCTGCCCCAGCCGCTGACGCTGGAACGCCTCCGCCAGCCGCGCCCCTACACCCTGCCGGAAACCTCCCGCATGCTCAAACCCCGCCTCACCGACGGTTCGCAATATACCGACGGCACGACCGGCGAAATCGAAGTCGGCGCTGGCGGGCGCTTCAAATTCGAGCTGTCGTTTCCCAAGCGCGAGCCGGGCGTCTATACGGCGCTCGTCTTCGTACAGCGCGGCGTCAGGGGCAAACCCTTCCCGGCGGGAAGTCTCTGCTTCCGGGTTGAGTAACGTCGGATGGGGCGTCAGTGAAATTTTCGTAGGGCGGAAACCAAGTTTTTGGATACCACCCGGAAATTTCACATCCCCGGCGTGGTGCTTCATTTCCGTTCTCCCTTCTGGCAGGGCCGCACGCTGCCGTGGCGGCTGCGCTAAAGACAGACGTTACAAAATTTTGCATTCTTTGCCGTGGGTTGTTCTCCGGTGGGGCGGGGCCGGAGAAGTGGCCCTGTTGGGCCGGGTTGGCCACGGCCTGGAAGGTAACAGCACTGTGGCATCGAAGTTGCTTGTCTCTGGCTCAACGAAACCGGCAGCCATAACAAGCCGGGTGGTTTTCTGCGCAGCAGAGAGGAGAAAGCAGTATGACGAACTGGATGAGTCGTCTGGTGTACGCCGTCGTCCTGGTGTTCGGGTTGGTGACGGCAGGTTATGCCCAACTCGACACCGGGACGATCACCGGGACGGTATCCGATGAATCCAAGGCTGTGGTTGGCAATGCGACCGTTACCGTGCGGAACGTCCGTACCGGGCTGACCCGCACGACCCAGACGGATGGCGACGGACGTTTCCGTTTCAGCAGTCTGCCCATCGGGAGTTACGAACTGACGGTGGAAGCCACCGGACAGTCCAAGTATGTCCAGCAGGGCATTGAACTGCTGGTCAACCAGGTGGCGGTGCTGGAGATCGGGTTGAAAGTCGCGGCGACCCAGGAAGTGGTCACGGTCACGGGTGATGCCTCGATTCTGAACACCACGAACGCTGAAGTCAGCACCCGTTTTGACTCCCAGCGGCTGATGAACCTGCCGTTTGCGACGAATGGCAACGTGTACAACATCCTGTTGTCCGTTCCGGGCGTCAGTCAGCTCGCTTCCGGGCAGACCGGGTTTGCCAACGGCATCAGCTTTTCGTCCAACGGGGGGCGCGTCCGCTCCAACAACTTCATGGTGGACGGACAGGACCTCAACGACCCCAGCGTGGCCGGCGTGCAGCAGCCGCTCAACAACCCTGATCTCATTCAGGAAGTGCGTATCATCACGAGCCAGTTTGCGCCGGAGTTCGGACGCAACAGCGGTTCGGTGGTCAACATGGTCACCAAGAGTGGCTCGAACGAGTTTCACGGTTCGCTGTTCTGGTTCAACAACAACAACGCGCTCAATGCACGGAGCAACCTCGACAAGCGGGCCGGGCGGACGGAAGCCCCCTTCCGCGTCGAAAACCGCATCGGTGGCTCACTGGGCGGACCCATCTGGCGCAACAAAACCTTCTTTTTCGGGACGCTTCAGCGGTGGACCGACCGGGCGCTGGGTTCGGGCTTCACGCTGAACGGCGCGCCGACGGAAGCCGGCCGGCAGGTGTTGCAGTCGGCGGCCGGAAACCGTCCCCAGGTGGCCGCCCTGCTGCGCTTTCTCCCGGCAGCGCAGGCGCCGATTGGCCGCAGCGAGAGTTTTACCATTGGCAATCAGACCTTTACCGTGCCGCTGGGTTCGCTGACCGGTTCGGCATCGCAGAAGTTTGACAACTGGCAGTGGTCCACCCGGATTGACCACCAGTTCGACGAGCGTAACCGGATTTCGGGCAGTTTTCTGTTCAACGACCAGCTTTCGGCAGGTTTTGGACAGGTGACGCCGCCGGGGCTGACAACCCGCGTGAAATCCCGTCAGCAGGCGCTCAATCTCACCTGGACGCACATTTTTTCGCCGCGCTGGGTCAATGAGTTTCGCGCGGCGTACAACCGCTTCAACTCTGTCACCAATGCCAGCGACCCATCTTCCCAGGAAATCCCGTCCATCGAGATCAACTCGCTGGGGATGCTCGGCTTCAACTCCGCAGCCAGCCGGACGGCTATCGGTCTGGCGGTCAACCTGCCGCAGGCGCGCACCAACAACACCTACCAGTTTCAGGATGTGATGACCTACACGGTGGGTAATCACACCATGAAGTTCGGTGTGGAAGTGACCAACCGGGACGTGCGGAGCTTCTTCTTCCCGACGATTCGCGGACGGTTGCAGTACACCACGCTCCAGAACTTCGTCAACGATGTTGCCCAGATTGCCCAGATCAACCTGCCGCTGCGCGGCGGACAGGCCATTCAGTACTATGACTTCACGGATGTTTTCGCCTTCTGGCAGGATGAGTGGCGCATCCGGCCCAACTTCACCATCACTTACGGGTTGCGCTACGAGACGCCGGGCAATCCTATGGAAAACCTCTACCGCCTCAATGATCGCATTGTGGCGGCCAACGGCAACGACCCGAACTTCCGTCTCCAGGAACGTCCCGGACGCGACACCAACAACTTCCAGCCGCGTTTTGGCTTCAACTGGAATCCACGCACGGAAGCCGGCGGCATCTGGGGCGCGATCACTGGCGGCGACAAGCTGGTGGTGCGGGGCGGCTACGCCCGGACCTTTGATGCTTCCTTCCTCAACATCGCGCTCAACGTCGGCACGGCGTCACCGTTTGCCGCAACGGTAACGTTGCCTTCCAATGGGGCTTTTGCCGCGCTGCGCGCCGTACAGCCTTTTAGCGGCAATCCCCGCCTGCTGGCGGCGACGATTGTTGCGCCGGATTTTCGCTCGCCTTTTTCTGAGCAGTTCAGCCTTGAAGTGCAGCGTGAGTTGACGCGCGACGTTGTGATGCGTGTCGCGTATGTTGGGACGAAAGGCACGGCGCTGTTCCAGACAATTGACGGGAACCCAAACCGTCCCCGGACGACCCCGCCGACGGCGACCGATCCGAATGTTCGGATTGACCCGACCCGTGGCACGGTCCGCTCACGCGCCAATGCGGCCTCTTCGATTTACCACTCGCTCCAGATCAGCGTGGACAAGCGTCTGAGCCGGAACTTCAGCGCCGGTGTGCACTACACCTGGAGCAAGTTCATTGACGAGGCTTCGGAAATCTTCAACCCCTCGACGGGTGAAATTGCCATTCCGCAGGATTCGTTCAACCGCCGGGCCGACCGCGCCGTGTCGAGCTATGACCGGACGCACCGCCTGACGGGCAACTTCGTCTATGAACTGCCGTTCTTCCGTGAACAGCAGGGGGCTGTCGGACGCTTGCTTGGTGGATGGCAGACCTCCGGGTTCATCACCTTCCAGAGCGGCGCGCCGTTTACGGTGCTCAACGGTTCCGACCCGCTGCAATCCCTGGCCGGCATCAACGGGCTGGTGGGTGATCCCATCCGTCCGAACCTCAACACGACGCGCAACCTCAGCCGTCTGACGGTGGCTGAAATCCTGCGGGCCGGGGGCGCGAGCCTCTTTGCACCGCTGCGTCCGGGGCAGCGCGTTGGTGATGCCGGGCGCAACATTCTGCGCGCCGACGGGATTGGCAACGTTGACCTGAGCATTGCCAAGAATACGCGCATCGTGGAAGGGCATAACATCCAGTTGCGGGTGGACTTCTTCAACATGACGAACACGCGCAACTTTGGGATTCCGAACGCCATCCGCACTTCGGCAGCCTTCCTCAACCAGTGGGGCACCGACGGCGGCAACCGGCGCATCGTGTTTGCTCTGCGTTATTCCTTCTGAGTCGTCCTCTGGTTGGTGACGACGCCCCGTGCAGCCACACATGCTGCACGGGGTCTTTTTTTGGCGAGTATTTGCTCAGTGCTGCTTGACAAGCTGCCTTCCACTGGTCATGGCCTGCCTGCATGACGCCAGACGCGATTCACCCTATGTCCTATCGGCTCGTCGCCGGTTCGCCAATGCTGACCGTTGTGATCTTTCTGGCGGGGCTGGTGGCGTTGGTGATTGGCTGGAAAACCTTCTGGTTTCTGACGGATGACGCCTACATTGCTTTTCGCTATGTCAGCAACTACCGGCTTGGTTACGGGCTGGTGTGGAACCCGCCGCCCTTTCGGCCGGTCGAGGGCTACACGAGCTTTCTGTGGGTGATGTTGCTCGCGGGGGTCTGGAAGGTCACCGGCTTTGATCCGCCGACGGCCGCCAACTACCTTGCGCTGGCCTGTGCGGCGCTGACGCTGGTGCTGACCGGCGTGGCCGTGCTGCGGCTCCCGCTACGGCCTTCCCTGGCTGCCGGACGCCACGCCCTGCTGGTGGCGGTGTTCATCGGCCTGCTGAGCAACCGGACGTTCCTTGCCTGGACGAGTTCGGGTCTTGAAACAGCCCTGTTCAACGCGCTGTTGCTGGCCTGGATGCTGGCCTGGTGGTGGCTGCCGCGTGGAACACCCATACGTCTGGCTGGGGTGGCCACCCTGGCGTCTCTGGTCTATCTGACCCGTCCCGATGGGCTGCTTTTTGCCCTGGCTTCAGTGGCCCTGTTTGCCGCCGATGCCTGGTGTCGGGAGGGCCGGTGGCGCGCCGCGGACTGGCTCGCCGTCACGCCCCTAGTGCTGGTTCCGGTGCATCTGCTCTGGCGGAAGGCCTTTTACGGTGAGTGGTTGCCCAACACCCACTATGCCAAATCAGACCCGCGCTGGCTCTGGGTGATGAGCGGTCTGCGGTATGCGCTTTCCTTCATCATCGAGTACGCCCTGTGGTTCTGGATCGCGCTGGCGCTGGCGACGGTCTGGGTGGGGATACGCCGTCGCCAGTTCATCATGGGCTGGCTGCGGGAGCATCCGGCGCATCTGGAAAGCGTCTTGGGCTGGAGCATCATCGGACTCAGTGTGGGGGTGCAGGTGGCCTACTACACGCTGGTCATCGGCGGTGACCACTTCGAGTTTCGCGTGTACAGCCACCTGCTGCCACTCATCTTTCTCAGTGCCCTCTGGATGCTGAATGCGCTTCAGGTACGGCTTGGCTCTGCCCTCATCTTTCTGGCGCTCTTTCTGGCCGCCTCCCTTGTCATTCCGTGGACGCACTGGCTGGCGGCGAGAGACAAACGCACCCGCGAGGAAACCAGTTACCTGAAGGTTTCCGTCGCCGACGCCTTGGCGCAGCGGTTTCCCGCCCTGCCGAACGTTGCGCTGGCGTACTTCCGTCTGTACGACCGCTTGCAGTTCTGGCTCATTGACCATGCGGCCTGCATGCGCCACCAGGAACACAAAGGCTTTCACCTGTTTCTGATGCAGGTGCTGCCGCCGCGCGCGGTTGGGGAAAAGGTGCGGGATGATGCCTATCCGGTCGTAACCCAGACTTCGGTCGGTGTCATGGCGTGGGTGTTACCCCATGTCAACGTCATAGACGAGCATGGTCTGAACGATTACGTCATCGCCCGCAACCGACAGGCGACGGGAGACCTTATGGCGCACTTCCGCCGCCCGCCGCCTGGATATGTGGAATGCTTCCGTCCGAACGTGGCGATTCGGAACGGTCACGTCACCATTCTCCCACGGGACATTCCGCTCACCGCTGATGACATCCGGCGCTGCGAGGAGAGCTTCAAGCCCTGACGCGAGGCTTTTCACTCGCCACGCAACGCCACCCGCAGAGCCTTCTGGGCCGGGGTGGGGTTGGGCAGGGGGCCGACGGCCACATCGAGCGTGGTGATGACCTCCGGCGTCACAGTGACGGTCAGAGGGCGTTTTTTCCCGCAGAACGGTCAGCCTGACGGGTTTCTCCGGCTGAAGGGTGGACAGCACGGCCGCAAAATCGGCTTCACTGCGGACGGGTTTGCCGGCCACGGTGCGCAGCAGGTCGCCTTCTTCGAGGTCAGATTCCCCGGCTGGCGAATCGGGATCAATCTCGACGATTTCCAGTCCGGCCGGCGTGGCTTCCAACTCGAAGCCGAAATCGAGTTCCGTCATGGGTTCGGCCAGCATGGCCATGCCTATGTGGTTCAGGGCCGTCTCCAGCGGCAGCTCGTCCGTTCCTTCCACGTAGCGCCGGAACCAGCTTTCCAGGTCTGTCCCAGCCAACTTGCTGGCCGTGGCTATGATGTCCTCGTGCCGGTAGCCCTGGCTTTCGGGCGGAAAATCCCGCATAAGCTGCCGCATGAGGTCGTCGAGACCGCGTGCATTTGACGTACGGGTGCGGATTTCAATGTCGAGCAGCAGCCCGACGATAAAACCCTTGCGGTAGTAATCGAGCGGGATGTCCTCGAAGCTGCTCGTGCCGGTCAGCCACGTGCCGATGGACGCTTCGGCCAGACTGACCTGCCCGGCGGCCGGGTTGTTGGCCAGATAGGTTAGCGCGCTGCGGATGGCTTCATCGAAATCGGCCGCGGAAATCAGTCCGGCCCGCCGCAGCCCGCGCCAGGCGTAGTATTCCGTGACACCCTCGGCAAACCACAACTGCGGCGTGTACAGCTCGCGGTCAAGTGTGTAGTCCGCAAATTCCCGTGGCCTGAGACGTTTGACGTTCCACGCATGGAAGAACTCGTGCGCCGTCACCACCAGCCAGTTTTTTGCCTGCGGCTGGTCAAGCAGGTCTTCCGGCGCGTAGTTGATGAGGGTTCCGTTGGCGTGTTCGAGGCCTTCCAGCCG
This window contains:
- a CDS encoding TonB-dependent receptor yields the protein MTNWMSRLVYAVVLVFGLVTAGYAQLDTGTITGTVSDESKAVVGNATVTVRNVRTGLTRTTQTDGDGRFRFSSLPIGSYELTVEATGQSKYVQQGIELLVNQVAVLEIGLKVAATQEVVTVTGDASILNTTNAEVSTRFDSQRLMNLPFATNGNVYNILLSVPGVSQLASGQTGFANGISFSSNGGRVRSNNFMVDGQDLNDPSVAGVQQPLNNPDLIQEVRIITSQFAPEFGRNSGSVVNMVTKSGSNEFHGSLFWFNNNNALNARSNLDKRAGRTEAPFRVENRIGGSLGGPIWRNKTFFFGTLQRWTDRALGSGFTLNGAPTEAGRQVLQSAAGNRPQVAALLRFLPAAQAPIGRSESFTIGNQTFTVPLGSLTGSASQKFDNWQWSTRIDHQFDERNRISGSFLFNDQLSAGFGQVTPPGLTTRVKSRQQALNLTWTHIFSPRWVNEFRAAYNRFNSVTNASDPSSQEIPSIEINSLGMLGFNSAASRTAIGLAVNLPQARTNNTYQFQDVMTYTVGNHTMKFGVEVTNRDVRSFFFPTIRGRLQYTTLQNFVNDVAQIAQINLPLRGGQAIQYYDFTDVFAFWQDEWRIRPNFTITYGLRYETPGNPMENLYRLNDRIVAANGNDPNFRLQERPGRDTNNFQPRFGFNWNPRTEAGGIWGAITGGDKLVVRGGYARTFDASFLNIALNVGTASPFAATVTLPSNGAFAALRAVQPFSGNPRLLAATIVAPDFRSPFSEQFSLEVQRELTRDVVMRVAYVGTKGTALFQTIDGNPNRPRTTPPTATDPNVRIDPTRGTVRSRANAASSIYHSLQISVDKRLSRNFSAGVHYTWSKFIDEASEIFNPSTGEIAIPQDSFNRRADRAVSSYDRTHRLTGNFVYELPFFREQQGAVGRLLGGWQTSGFITFQSGAPFTVLNGSDPLQSLAGINGLVGDPIRPNLNTTRNLSRLTVAEILRAGGASLFAPLRPGQRVGDAGRNILRADGIGNVDLSIAKNTRIVEGHNIQLRVDFFNMTNTRNFGIPNAIRTSAAFLNQWGTDGGNRRIVFALRYSF
- a CDS encoding M20 family metallopeptidase, whose protein sequence is MPDDAVTTSTHPRSFDSVKHRDRYVADLVAHLEPRLIATRRELHQHPELSNREVRTSRFLLHRLREIGGFELRTNVAHHGIVATLHGRQPGRVVGIRADMDALPIDEPPGLPFASTVPGVMHACGHDVHMTVALGTAEVLARLRQYFCGTVRFFFQPAEEGPPPGEVGGAKLMLDEGALEPQRPDAMFALHCYPPLAAGQLGYNEGVMMSSCDRFTITVRGRMAHGAYPHRGVDAIVVASTIVMMLQTIRSRMIDAQQPMVLTVGRMQGGRRYNIVADEVILEGTVRAFDETVRTETEHLIHQIVSNAAAGSGASCDIRYERLVPPLVNDRALVEQMLPTLRRVAGDERVIEHAPRMGAEDFAYFARAVPAMFYSLGVSNHTAGIDGDIHTPRFAVDEVSIAAGVRAMSALALDFLAA
- a CDS encoding CAP domain-containing protein, translating into MRYTLAGWWFLVLVVVLPGARPELAADTSGAQTANETKVDFARIRRELLDMINAQRARAGAPPVALDDLAGQVAEAHAQEMAQYNYLSHWNRAGFLPYMRYGLRGGTDYCAENVSMLSGLSPRAGTAEVREAILQLQQSMHDETPPNDGHRRTILNPEHTHVGLGMAVVGKELRLAQEFLSRYIRFEPLPTQSRPGDRLNVVGQVLNPDAYAFYAATVYHEPLPQPLTLERLRQPRPYTLPETSRMLKPRLTDGSQYTDGTTGEIEVGAGGRFKFELSFPKREPGVYTALVFVQRGVRGKPFPAGSLCFRVE
- a CDS encoding M61 family metallopeptidase, which encodes MMPFSVRTFRVRSLPLRPAGFPSQLLLWFFLLGWTPLLAVAQPTVDYRITISAPGDDEARIEMTIRNLDGRETLDVALPAWTPGSYEILNHAKHLFELTAQGAEGQPLLLRRRDKQTWRVRCAGQSTVILRYGLLCDRQSVDSNWLGPDYGQLAGAATLLYVPDGRHWPTTLAFNLPQGWQAALPLPRRTDQRYTAESYDALIDAPIAVGRLTRLEISVRNKPIAIVTTRPPKDPAGLQKVVRTIIETYADLMGGLPFEQYMFQYLPFADEDDERLEGLEHANGTLINYAPEDLLDQPQAKNWLVVTAHEFFHAWNVKRLRPREFADYTLDRELYTPQLWFAEGVTEYYAWRGLRRAGLISAADFDEAIRSALTYLANNPAAGQVSLAEASIGTWLTGTSSFEDIPLDYYRKGFIVGLLLDIEIRTRTSNARGLDDLMRQLMRDFPPESQGYRHEDIIATASKLAGTDLESWFRRYVEGTDELPLETALNHIGMAMLAEPMTELDFGFELEATPAGLEIVEIDPDSPAGESDLEEGDLLRTVAGKPVRSEADFAAVLSTLQPEKPVRLTVLREKTPSDRHCDAGGHHHARCGRRPPAQPHPGPEGSAGGVAWRVKSLASGLEALLAAPDVISGERNVPWENGDVTVPNRHVRTEAFHISRRRAAEVRHKVSRRLSVAGDDVIVQTMLVYDVDMG